A stretch of the Nomascus leucogenys isolate Asia unplaced genomic scaffold, Asia_NLE_v1 Super-Scaffold_241, whole genome shotgun sequence genome encodes the following:
- the LOC100584814 gene encoding CD209 antigen-like protein 2, with protein MSDYKEPRAEPLGLREEEELITSGMNFFPRNFGFRQTRGYKSLAGCLGHAPLVLLLLFFTLFTGLLVAILVQGSKNPSSQRQEQSKQEEIFQELSQLKAAVERLCRPCPWEWTFFQGNCYFMSNSQRDWHDSITACQEVGAQLVVIKSAEEQNFLQLQSSRSNRFAWMGLSDLNQEGTWQWVDGSPLSPSFKQYWNRGEPNNIGEEDCVEFNGNGWNDDKCSAAKFWICKKSAASCSRDEGRLLPSASVSPTAHAA; from the exons ATGAGTGACTACAAGGAACCAAGGGCGGAGCCGCTGGGCCTCCGGG AAGAGGAAGAGCTGATAACTAGCGGTATGAATTTTTTTCCGAGAAACTTTGGATTCCGACAGACTCGAGGCTACAAGAGCTTAGCAG GGTGTCTGGGCCACGCGCCCCTGGTGCTGCTGCTCCTCTTCTTCACACTCTTCACTGGGCTCCTGGTGGCCATCCTTGTCCAAG GTTCCAAGAACCCCAGCTCCCAGAGGCAGGAGCAGTCCAAGCAGGAGGAGATCTTCCAGGAGCTGTCCCAGCTGAAGGCTGCAGTGG AACGCCTGTGCCGCCCCTGTCCCTGGGAATGGACATTCTTCCAGGGAAACTGTTACTTCATGTCTAACTCCCAGCGGGACTGGCACGACTCCATCACCGCCTGCCAGGAAGTGGGGGCCCAGCTCGTCGTAATCAAAAGTGCTGAGGAGCAG AACTTCCTACAGCTGCAGTCTTCCAGAAGTAACCGCTTCGCCTGGATGGGACTTTCAGACCTAAATCAGGAAGGCACGTGGCAATGGGTGGACGGCtcccctctgtcgcccag CTTCAAGCAGTATTGGAACAGAGGAGAGCCTAACAATATCGGGGAGGAAGACTGTGTGGAATTTAACGGCAATGGCTGGAACGACGACAAATGCAGTGCTGCCAAATTCTGGATCTGCAAAAAGTCTGCAGCCTCCTGCTCCAGAGATGAAGGGCGGCTTCTCCCTTCAGCCTCTGTATCCCCGACTGCCCATGCAGCGTAG